In a genomic window of Pseudomonadota bacterium:
- a CDS encoding cytidine deaminase translates to MPVQNLQRPDWQTYFMDIAQLISRRSTCIRRQVGALIVKDNRILTTGYNGTPSGIRHCLERGCLRDQLQIPSGQRHELCRGLHAEQNAIIQAAHHGVSIESGELYCTNQPCIICAKMIINAGLKKIIIRDAYPDAMAAEMLDEAGLKVVVISPGKTS, encoded by the coding sequence ATGCCGGTTCAAAACCTGCAAAGACCCGACTGGCAGACCTATTTTATGGACATCGCCCAGTTGATTTCCAGACGTTCAACCTGTATCCGTCGTCAGGTTGGGGCCCTGATAGTTAAAGATAACCGGATTCTGACCACTGGCTACAACGGCACCCCGAGCGGCATTCGCCACTGCCTGGAAAGAGGCTGTCTGCGCGATCAGCTCCAAATCCCCTCAGGTCAGCGCCATGAACTTTGCCGGGGTCTGCACGCGGAACAGAATGCTATTATTCAGGCGGCGCATCACGGCGTATCCATCGAATCCGGAGAACTTTACTGCACCAACCAACCCTGTATCATCTGCGCTAAAATGATTATCAATGCCGGCCTGAAAAAAATAATCATCCGTGACGCCTATCCCGACGCTATGGCTGCCGAAATGCTTGATGAAGCCGGCCTCAAGGTGGTTGTTATAAGCCCGGGGAAAACGTCCTGA
- the nrdR gene encoding transcriptional repressor NrdR, producing the protein MKCPFCGFTEDKVIDSRIAKDQSAIRRRRECLSCNKRFTTFERIEINLPLVIKNDQSRENYDRNKVENGIRKACEKRPVSQEQIDAVVNDLELKLREHGEKEIAATFIGEHIMASLKKIDDVAYIRFASVYRQFKDIKEFMQELQGLLKNDSACEKPD; encoded by the coding sequence ATGAAATGCCCTTTCTGCGGCTTTACCGAAGATAAAGTTATCGACTCGCGTATCGCCAAAGACCAAAGCGCCATCCGCCGCCGGCGGGAGTGCCTCTCCTGCAACAAACGTTTCACCACCTTTGAAAGGATTGAGATCAACCTGCCGCTGGTCATTAAAAATGATCAGAGCCGGGAAAACTATGATCGCAATAAAGTCGAAAACGGCATTCGCAAGGCCTGTGAAAAAAGACCTGTCAGTCAGGAGCAGATTGATGCCGTGGTCAACGATCTCGAACTGAAGCTTCGAGAGCATGGAGAAAAAGAGATCGCTGCGACTTTTATCGGCGAACATATCATGGCCTCCTTGAAAAAAATTGATGATGTCGCCTATATCCGTTTTGCTTCAGTATATCGCCAGTTTAAAGACATCAAAGAATTCATGCAGGAGCTTCAGGGCCTGCTCAAAAACGACTCCGCTTGCGAAAAACCGGATTAA
- the ribD gene encoding bifunctional diaminohydroxyphosphoribosylaminopyrimidine deaminase/5-amino-6-(5-phosphoribosylamino)uracil reductase RibD, producing the protein MNGFSSADTEFMQIALDLARKGLGSASPNPMVGAIIVNDGKIVGRGFHPKAGEAHAEIFALREAGEKAREATLYVTLEPCNHHGKTPPCTEAIIQAGIRRVVFGCEDPNPRVDGHGADKLKRAGIRTENGLLKNECHHLNEAWNKYITTGLPFVTLKSAASLDGRIATRSGHSQWISNEKSRLYAHQLRFAHDAILVGIGTLIKDNPRLTARCPGQETRHPYRIVVDSMLRTPLHSLIFGEDGKDRVLLATTQRHDQTKLNPYLQLVKEIICLPTNELGQIDLRALMREIASRKIISVLIEGGSEINGSAVDCRIVDKICFFYAPILIGGRGSLGMISGTGIERIDQALPIRNITIKHFDDDLCLEGYLDPTAIGLSE; encoded by the coding sequence ATGAATGGTTTTTCTAGTGCCGATACTGAATTCATGCAAATAGCCCTCGACCTGGCCCGCAAAGGACTGGGATCAGCCTCTCCCAATCCCATGGTCGGGGCGATTATCGTCAATGACGGAAAGATTGTCGGTCGGGGTTTCCACCCCAAGGCGGGAGAAGCACACGCGGAAATTTTCGCCCTCCGCGAAGCGGGGGAAAAGGCCCGTGAAGCCACCCTCTACGTCACCCTGGAGCCCTGCAACCATCACGGTAAAACGCCACCCTGCACCGAGGCCATTATTCAAGCTGGAATCAGGCGTGTGGTCTTTGGCTGCGAGGATCCCAATCCCCGAGTCGACGGCCACGGCGCCGACAAACTTAAACGAGCCGGTATCCGGACCGAAAATGGTCTCTTAAAAAACGAATGCCACCATCTGAATGAAGCCTGGAATAAATATATCACTACCGGATTGCCATTTGTCACGCTCAAGAGCGCGGCCAGTCTTGACGGCCGCATCGCCACCCGAAGCGGCCATTCACAATGGATCAGCAACGAGAAATCGCGGCTTTATGCGCACCAACTACGTTTTGCGCATGATGCCATCCTGGTCGGTATCGGCACCCTGATCAAAGACAATCCCAGGCTCACGGCCCGCTGTCCGGGGCAGGAAACCCGTCACCCTTACCGGATTGTCGTGGACTCCATGCTGCGCACGCCTTTGCATTCGCTGATTTTCGGTGAGGACGGCAAAGACCGGGTTTTACTGGCGACCACGCAGCGCCACGACCAGACAAAACTCAACCCTTACCTCCAGCTGGTCAAGGAGATTATCTGCCTGCCAACTAACGAGCTGGGTCAAATAGACCTGCGGGCTCTGATGCGGGAAATCGCCTCCCGGAAGATTATTTCGGTCCTGATCGAGGGAGGTTCGGAAATCAATGGTTCAGCGGTTGACTGCCGAATCGTCGATAAAATTTGTTTTTTTTATGCCCCGATCCTGATTGGTGGACGCGGCAGCCTGGGCATGATCAGCGGCACAGGCATCGAGAGGATTGACCAGGCCCTGCCGATCAGGAATATTACGATTAAGCATTTCGATGACGACCTCTGTCTTGAAGGCTACCTTGACCCAACGGCAATCGGACTGTCGGAATAA
- the lpxK gene encoding tetraacyldisaccharide 4'-kinase → MTTSVLKATLTQRQSDCRNKRGRELTLKIFSPLYPGIPTLIYRSLMTGRNLLYDLIPALSQAVAIPVICVGNLSTGGTGKTPMTAYLADYFQAQGLNIAILSRGYGRKAARRPLLVTAATKITPELAAELGDEALMLRQQLPSIPLVLDGNRVRGARRAGKELSPDLILLDDGFQHRRLRRNFNLLMIDSQKLFGNRRLLPTGPLRETLRALSRADAVVFNKFDQRRRYFYKEAAEVCNYISARRIFSAAYRFTHFTAGDGHRRSLSEMQALGPFCACSGLANNDYFFAQLRTHGLAVEETRSFADHHDYRAGDLRELRQLCRDRPLLTTAKDAVKLVRLARAQKAEAQLWVAEIALIPDREKDFLALFADFINPEASLPEARP, encoded by the coding sequence ATGACGACCTCTGTCTTGAAGGCTACCTTGACCCAACGGCAATCGGACTGTCGGAATAAGCGCGGCCGGGAGTTGACACTGAAAATTTTCAGTCCTCTATATCCTGGGATCCCGACTCTGATCTATCGAAGCCTCATGACCGGACGCAACCTCTTGTATGACCTGATCCCCGCTCTCAGCCAGGCAGTTGCTATTCCGGTAATCTGTGTCGGCAACCTGAGCACCGGGGGAACCGGCAAAACTCCGATGACGGCTTACCTGGCAGATTATTTTCAGGCTCAAGGCCTGAACATCGCCATTTTGTCGCGTGGCTACGGCCGTAAAGCTGCTCGGCGGCCACTACTTGTAACCGCCGCGACTAAGATCACCCCCGAACTTGCCGCAGAACTGGGCGACGAAGCTCTGATGTTGAGACAACAGCTGCCCTCAATCCCCTTGGTTCTTGACGGCAACCGGGTGCGCGGCGCGCGCCGGGCCGGCAAGGAACTGTCGCCCGATTTAATTTTGCTGGATGATGGTTTTCAACATCGACGCCTGCGCCGCAACTTTAACCTGCTGATGATTGACAGCCAGAAGCTTTTCGGCAACCGACGGTTGCTCCCCACTGGCCCCCTGCGAGAAACTCTACGGGCTCTGAGTCGGGCCGACGCAGTTGTTTTTAACAAGTTTGATCAACGCCGGCGCTACTTTTATAAGGAAGCCGCTGAGGTCTGCAATTATATTTCCGCCCGCCGGATTTTTTCCGCCGCTTATCGTTTTACACATTTCACGGCTGGGGACGGCCACCGCCGCAGCTTGTCGGAGATGCAAGCGCTGGGTCCGTTTTGCGCCTGTTCCGGACTGGCCAACAACGATTATTTTTTTGCTCAGTTACGCACCCATGGACTTGCCGTGGAAGAAACCAGAAGCTTTGCCGACCATCACGACTACCGCGCCGGAGACCTGAGGGAACTGCGCCAACTCTGCCGCGACCGCCCCTTACTGACCACCGCCAAGGACGCGGTCAAGCTCGTCCGTCTGGCCCGAGCCCAAAAGGCCGAGGCACAACTCTGGGTTGCCGAAATCGCGCTGATACCTGATCGGGAAAAAGATTTTCTTGCTTTATTCGCAGATTTTATCAACCCTGAAGCATCTCTGCCGGAGGCGAGACCTTGA
- a CDS encoding HAD family hydrolase — protein sequence MSAGGETLTRDLQAPVRKRQAAVFLDRDGTIIREVNYLDRLEDVELLPETAAAIARLNRHRIPVILVSNQSGVARSKFSESFVLACHVRIQKMLESYGAHLDNFFFCPHHPEHGRPPYKKDCTCRKPEPGLLRQAAGRHQLDLAASFVVGDKLSDVELARRVNAAGILVKTGHGVKEAEKIRTTAIIPDLICSDLAEAVNWIIHQLSTRTR from the coding sequence ATCTCTGCCGGAGGCGAGACCTTGACCCGGGATTTACAAGCTCCGGTTCGCAAGCGCCAGGCGGCGGTTTTTCTTGATCGGGATGGAACCATCATCCGTGAGGTAAACTATTTAGACCGTCTCGAAGATGTCGAGCTGCTCCCTGAAACGGCGGCAGCTATCGCCCGGCTCAACCGGCACCGGATTCCGGTCATCCTGGTTTCCAATCAATCCGGGGTTGCCCGCAGCAAGTTCAGTGAAAGTTTTGTCCTTGCCTGCCATGTCAGAATACAGAAAATGCTGGAAAGCTATGGGGCTCATCTGGATAATTTTTTCTTTTGTCCACACCATCCCGAACATGGCCGGCCACCTTATAAAAAAGACTGCACCTGTCGCAAACCGGAGCCCGGCCTTCTCAGACAAGCCGCCGGTCGTCACCAACTCGATCTGGCCGCCTCTTTTGTCGTCGGGGACAAATTAAGCGACGTGGAGCTGGCCCGACGGGTTAACGCTGCAGGAATTCTGGTAAAAACCGGTCACGGGGTGAAAGAGGCTGAAAAGATCAGGACGACGGCCATCATTCCCGACCTCATTTGCTCCGATCTTGCAGAAGCTGTAAACTGGATAATCCATCAATTATCCACTCGGACGCGATAA
- a CDS encoding HDOD domain-containing protein, whose product MQNDQIIDKIGTIEDIPPLPSLASRIINVCFDEGSNYQDIAQLIRQDPVLTARVLRLINAPSFAPPAKINDLGHAISLLGKKQVCNLALSLTIFDTFNPGGKAKEQQLVAFWHHCAACAHASEELARRLGFPRPEEAFIAGLLHDIGKLIAWHRLGDNFSLFLNRLQRLENISQGEWPPLNLEKEFLGAGHQLIGKWATERWAFPQAIVEAVWLHHQPPSSSRDEIPPLPLLVRFADALCNLYNLGSNYFVNQELDYSTSAPFARTVDSLSAFFRIDRDSLTDLYHAADSRLHEFDSCLSVVNNEVYFTAIRKANRELGRLNLEREKYLAELSLKNRFLEALASLDQILEPDSAKRHIFAGPMPLLEEIVVQSLHLCQTQLALCGLALNKTGPSSWTGSFYGKKISERELSGETPTLKFREEAPEEPYDAQQQSRIMATLRRLIIHKTAVLLRNSRITPLKEHPTILVVPLCKFPATSASEIYGQLLVDCGTLAREGIGKDSLIDILTRFADGISNRIERRRLTENLVGQAETITELNRQNEEVQYELLQAHRLATVGRLAAGAAHEINNPLTVISGQVQILKNKALQEGEDQERIKRYDRILIKVDKIARIVSDLLAYGRPQKARPQPFSIKKIVQQAIEAVAHRKGFSGIRFSINIPEPLPEALVDPQQLGQVLINLLINAQMAMPDSGSIGISAGVRGSQIELSLSDTGCGIAPEHLPTIFDPFFTTRDPGSTNAGTGLGLSIAHSLIEANRGSIEARSTINKGTTFSILLPLAKRPKTVQPDQS is encoded by the coding sequence TTGCAAAACGACCAAATCATTGATAAAATCGGCACGATTGAAGATATTCCACCGCTGCCCAGCCTGGCCAGCCGCATCATCAATGTCTGCTTTGATGAAGGATCCAACTACCAGGACATTGCCCAATTAATCAGACAGGATCCGGTCCTGACCGCCCGGGTTTTGCGCCTCATCAATGCTCCCAGTTTCGCTCCTCCCGCAAAAATCAATGACTTAGGTCACGCAATTTCACTGCTCGGCAAAAAACAGGTCTGCAATCTGGCCTTAAGCCTGACAATTTTTGACACTTTCAACCCCGGGGGCAAAGCGAAAGAACAACAGCTGGTAGCTTTCTGGCATCACTGTGCCGCCTGCGCCCACGCCAGCGAAGAACTTGCCCGTAGACTTGGTTTTCCACGACCGGAAGAAGCCTTTATCGCCGGTCTGCTGCACGACATCGGTAAACTCATCGCCTGGCATCGCCTGGGAGATAATTTCAGTCTTTTTCTGAACCGCTTACAGCGCCTGGAAAACATTAGTCAGGGAGAATGGCCCCCGCTCAATCTTGAAAAAGAATTCCTTGGAGCCGGCCATCAGCTGATCGGAAAATGGGCTACGGAGAGATGGGCTTTCCCTCAGGCTATCGTCGAAGCCGTCTGGCTCCATCATCAGCCACCTTCCAGCTCCCGGGACGAGATTCCGCCCCTGCCCCTGCTGGTTCGCTTTGCCGACGCCCTCTGTAATTTATACAATCTGGGGTCCAACTATTTCGTCAATCAGGAGCTTGATTACTCCACTTCCGCTCCCTTCGCTCGTACGGTTGACTCCCTGAGCGCCTTTTTCCGGATTGATCGAGATAGCCTGACAGACCTCTACCATGCCGCCGACAGCCGTCTGCATGAATTTGACAGTTGTTTAAGCGTGGTCAACAACGAAGTCTACTTCACGGCAATCCGCAAAGCCAATCGAGAACTGGGACGTCTCAACCTGGAAAGGGAAAAATACCTGGCCGAGCTCAGCCTCAAAAATCGTTTTCTTGAAGCCCTCGCCTCTCTCGACCAAATACTCGAGCCGGATTCGGCAAAACGTCATATTTTCGCCGGCCCCATGCCTTTACTGGAGGAAATAGTAGTTCAGAGTCTTCATCTGTGCCAGACCCAACTGGCCTTATGCGGCCTGGCCTTAAACAAAACCGGACCCTCAAGCTGGACCGGATCTTTTTACGGCAAAAAAATTTCCGAGCGGGAACTATCCGGCGAAACGCCGACCCTCAAGTTTCGAGAAGAGGCGCCGGAAGAGCCCTACGATGCCCAGCAACAAAGCCGGATCATGGCCACCCTGCGCCGCTTGATTATCCATAAGACTGCGGTCCTGCTACGTAACAGCCGGATTACTCCACTCAAGGAACACCCCACGATTCTGGTTGTGCCGCTCTGTAAATTCCCCGCGACCAGCGCCAGCGAAATTTATGGACAACTCCTGGTTGACTGCGGGACCTTGGCGCGCGAAGGCATCGGCAAAGACAGTTTGATTGATATTCTGACCCGCTTCGCAGATGGCATCAGCAACCGGATTGAACGACGACGCCTGACCGAGAACCTCGTCGGCCAGGCCGAAACGATTACCGAACTAAACCGCCAAAACGAAGAGGTCCAGTACGAACTTCTCCAGGCCCACCGCCTGGCTACCGTCGGACGCCTGGCCGCCGGCGCCGCGCATGAGATCAACAATCCGTTGACTGTCATTTCGGGACAGGTTCAGATCCTTAAAAACAAGGCTTTACAGGAGGGCGAAGACCAGGAAAGAATCAAAAGATACGATCGCATTTTGATCAAAGTTGATAAAATTGCGCGCATCGTTTCTGATCTGCTCGCCTATGGCCGACCTCAGAAAGCCCGGCCCCAGCCTTTTTCGATTAAAAAAATTGTCCAACAGGCCATCGAAGCTGTCGCCCACCGCAAGGGTTTCAGCGGCATTCGTTTTTCGATCAATATTCCCGAGCCCTTACCGGAGGCGCTGGTCGATCCGCAACAGTTGGGACAAGTTCTGATCAATCTTTTGATTAACGCACAGATGGCCATGCCGGACAGCGGCTCCATCGGCATCAGCGCCGGAGTGCGAGGCAGTCAAATCGAGCTCAGTTTGAGCGACACCGGCTGCGGCATTGCACCGGAGCACCTACCGACCATTTTTGATCCGTTTTTCACGACTCGGGATCCGGGCTCAACCAATGCGGGAACCGGCCTGGGGCTGTCAATCGCACACTCCCTGATTGAGGCCAACCGGGGCAGCATCGAGGCCCGAAGCACCATCAACAAAGGCACCACCTTTAGCATTCTGCTGCCACTTGCAAAGCGACCCAAGACAGTCCAACCAGACCAGTCATGA